A genomic segment from Poecilia reticulata strain Guanapo linkage group LG3, Guppy_female_1.0+MT, whole genome shotgun sequence encodes:
- the slc6a5 gene encoding sodium- and chloride-dependent glycine transporter 2 translates to MFQDLSEQRDMAKQPAGYIPMQQQQEGAAGFTANKPDNTVPCQPHAPHHHPAPQPPPPCNESKTFCPPENKPGEPDSNKEYGTFKSAPAPPVPGSVAINSAFRKDSAGDPLRATAEQNNTPGNWTTMSQTTIILGTDGNTSVQPGTLAGADVVVDDDDDDEGGDENKARGNWSNKLDFILSMVGYAVGLGNVWRFPYLAFQNGGGAFLIPYLTMLGIAGIPIFLLEVSLGQFASQGPVSVWKCIPALQGCGIAMLIISVLIAIYYNIIMCWTLYYLFASLKGSLPWANCRNEWNTLECKDKDMLLLDSCILRDRNPVSIKNSTFCLSANAVGNLTKLLNMTADGNKTYVSPSEEYFKYNVLHISKGIEYPGDVRWPLAGCLFLAWLIVYASLAKGIKSSGKVVYFTATFPYVVLVILLIRGVTLPGAADGILYFITPKWEKLNDAKVWKDAATQIFFSLSAAWGGLITLSSYNKFHNNCYRDTIIVTCTNSATSIFAGFVIFSVIGFMAQELKVPIEKVADEGPGIAFVVYPEALTRLPLSPFWAIIFFLMLLTLGLDTMFATIETIVTSVSDEYPKYLRKHKPLFTLVCCLSFFILGFPMITESGMYMLQLVDTYAASYSLVIIAIFELVGISYLYGTTLKGQRSAGSSSGILGLSLYQWKGMTYEDYTYPTWSMVLGWLMVICSVIWIPIMFVIKMHLAPGTVVERLKLVCSPQPDWGPFLMKHRGNRYKNMIDPLGTSSLGLKLPPKDFQLGSYQ, encoded by the exons ATGTTCCAGGATCTGTCTGAGCAGAGAGACATGGCCAAGCAGCCGGCCGGCTACATcccaatgcagcagcagcaggaaggagcGGCGGGATTTACAGCAAACAAACCGGACAACACGGTGCCATGCCAACCACACGCCCCTCACCACCACCCGGCGCCTCAACCGCCGCCTCCGTGCAACGAGAGTAAAACTTTTTGTCCCCCGGAGAATAAACCGGGAGAACCGGACTCCAATAAGGAGTATGGGACGTTTAAAAGCGCGCCGGCGCCTCCCGTCCCCGGATCAGTGGCCATCAACTCGGCCTTCAGGAAGGATTCAGCCGGCGACCCGCTGCGGGCCACGGCGGAGCAAAACAACACCCCGGGCAACTGGACGACCATGAGCCAGACCACCATCATACTGGGAACAGATGGAAACACGTCTGTTCAGCCGGGGACTTTAGCGGGG GCGGACGTtgttgttgatgatgatgatgatgatgaggggGGAGATGAGAATAAGGCCAGAGGAAACTGGTCCaataaactggattttattctgTCCATGGTTGGCTACGCGGTGGGACTGGGAAACGTGTGGAGGTTCCCTTATCTTGCCTTCCAAAATGGTGGAG GTGCTTTTTTGATTCCCTATCTGACCATGCTGGGCATCGCTGGGATCCCAATCTTTTTGCTGGAAGTGTCTCTGGGCCAGTTTGCCAGCCAGGGGCCCGTGTCAGTTTGGAAATGCATTCCCGCTCTCCAAG gttgcGGGATTGCCATGTTGATAATATCTGTCTTGATAGCCATATACTATAACATTATAATGTGCTGGACACTGTACTACCTGTTCGCTTCGTTGAAGGGCTCACTGCCATGGGCTAACTGTAGGAATGAGTGGAACACGCTGGAATGTAAGGACAAAGACATGCTGCTGTTAG ACTCCTGCATCCTGCGGGACAGAAACCCCGTTTCCATCAAGAACTCCACTTTCTGTCTGTCCGCCAACGCCGTGGGAAACCTGACAAAGCTGCTTAACATGACGGCGGACGGCAACAAGACCTACGTCAGCCCCAGTGAGGAATACTTCAA GTACAATGTGTTGCACATTTCCAAAGGGATTGAATATCCGGGAGACGTCCGCTGGCCCCTGGCAGGCTGCCTCTTCCTGGCCTGGCTCATCGTCTACGCCTCGTTAGCCAAAGGGATCAAGTCATCAGgcaaa GTGGTTTATTTCACAGCCACGTTTCCGTATGTGGTGCTGGTCATCCTGCTGATCAGAGGAGTGACGCTCCCCGGTGCCGCCGACGGCATCCTGTACTTTATCACGCCAAAATGGGAAAAACTCAACGATGCAAAG GTGTGGAAAGACGCAGCTACTCAGATCTTCTTCTCTTTGTCGGCTGCCTGGGGAGGCCTCATTACGCTCTCCTCCTACAATAAGTTTCACAATAACTGCTACAG ggaCACCATCATAGTGACGTGCACCAACAGTGCGACCAGCATTTTTGCTGGATTTGTCATCTTCTCTGTTATTGGTTTCATGGCTCAAGAACTGAAGGTGCCAATAGAGAAAGTGGCAGATGAAG GTCCAGGCATAGCCTTTGTGGTGTATCCTGAAGCTCTGACCAGACTCCCTCTGTCTCCTTTCTGGGCAATTATCTTCTTCCTCATGCTCCTGACTCTTGGACTGGATACCATG TTTGCCACCATCGAAACCATCGTGACGTCCGTGTCGGATGAGTACCCCAAGTACTTGAGGAAACATAAACCGCTCTTCACCCTGGTCTGCTGCCTCTCCTTCTTCATCCTGGGCTTTCCCATGATAACAGAG AGCGGGATGTACATGCTGCAGCTGGTGGACACATACGCAGCCTCCTACTCTTTGGTTATCATCGCCATCTTTGAGCTGGTTGGGATTTCCTACCTCTATG GAACCACtctgaaaggtcagaggtcagcaggaAGCTCCAGC GGCATCCTGGGACTGAGTCTGTACCAGTGGAAAGGGATGACGTACGAGGACTACACCTACCCCACCTGGTCCATGGTTCTGGGCTGGCTCATGGTTATTTGCTCGGTAATCTGGATCCCCATCATGTTTGTCATTAAGATGCACCTGGCCCCTGGCACCGTAGTGGAG